In Pleuronectes platessa chromosome 5, fPlePla1.1, whole genome shotgun sequence, a single genomic region encodes these proteins:
- the LOC128439742 gene encoding uncharacterized protein K02A2.6-like, with the protein MQVDTGAAVSLVSEVVYKEKLHHLTPQPTKITLKTYTGETVPVRGIVTVTVKLNKQKVKLPLYIVKGSQPALLGRTWLEKIKLNWQEIHMVAKVEDINLQGLLRKHAEVFKGELGSMKDIKVKLTVKPNSKPKCFKARPVPYAIKPKVEAELDKLVKSEVLDPVSVSEWATPVVPVMKKDGSIRLCGDFKVTVNPVLTAEQYPLPLIDDLFAGLAGGQKFSKIDLCQAYLQMHVDKESQELLTIVTHKGLFRYRRLPFGITSAPALFQRAVDQILSGLTGVQCYLDDLLITGKDEQEHLRNLDAALKRLEEYGLRVRTDKCEFFQSSVEYLGPIIDGAGLHKAPSKVKAVEEAPSPQNVSQLRSFLGLLTYYAKFVPNLSNMLKPLHELLNKTTQWKWSDRCEEAFKEAKRALVHSEALTHFNPDLPLQLACDASPYGVGAVISHIMPSGEERAIAFASRTLSKAESNYAQIEREALSIIFGIKKFHQFLFGKRFTLLTDHRPLTSIFGPHTGIPSLVASRMQRWALLLSAHQYDIKYRRAEQHCNADGLSRLPLPVSHTKHSEAKIFYFKEVSNTPVTSAYVKKFTRTDPAMSEVMDIITHGRERELSDSLKPYLVRRNKLTVQAGCLLWGFRVIILPPLRKQVLEELHSGHCGMVRMKEMARSYFSVARLRCSYRRQGQVMFCMSKDEKHVSASATTPMVLMHPSLGIHHHHSDSETVGL; encoded by the coding sequence ATGCAAGTggacacaggagcagctgtATCCTTGGTGTCTGAGGTTGTATACAAGGAGAAACTACATCACCTCACACCACAGCCAACGAAGATCACGCTGAAAACGTACACTGGTGAGACTGTACCAGTGAGAGGAATTGTGACTGTAACAGTGAAGCTCAACAAACAGAAGGTAAAGCTACCACTCTACATTGTGAAGGGCAGTCAGCCAGCTTTGCTAGGACGCACGTGGCTGGAAAAGATCAAATTAAACTGGCAGGAAATTCATATGGTTGCAAAAGTTGAGGACATAAACCTACAAGGACTATTGAGGAAACATGCTGAAGTGTTCAAAGGAGAACTTGGTAGTATGAAGGACATAAAAGTTAAATTGACAGTGAAACCAAACAGTAAGCCCAAATGCTTCAAAGCCAGGCCTGTTCCATATGCCATAAAGCCAAAAGTTGAAGCTGAACTAGACAAACTAGTCAAGAGTGAAGTACTGGACCCAGTAAGTGTTAGTGAATGGGCTACACCAGTTGTTCCAGTCATGAAGAAAGACGGATCCATCAGACTTTGTGGCGACTTCAAAGTCACTGTTAACCCTGTCCTGACAGCTGAACAGTATCCATTACCCCTCATTGATGATCTGTTTGCTGGTTTAGCTGGAGGACAGAAATTCAGTAAGATAGACTTATGTCAGGCCTATCTTCAAATGCATGTTGACAAAGAATCACAAGAACTGTTGACAATAGTGACTCACAAAGGACTGTTCAGGTACCGGAGGCTTCCCTTTGGGATCACCTCAGCCCCGGCCTTGTTCCAGAGAGCTGTGGACCAGATACTGAGTGGGCTCACCGGTGTCCAGTGTTACCTCGATGACCTTCTCATCACTGGTAAAGACGAACAGGAGCACCTGAGAAACCTCGACGCTGCACTAAAGAGACTGGAGGAGTACGGACTGCGGGTCCGGACGGACAAATGTGAGTTTTTCCAGTCTTCAGTTGAGTACCTGGGCCCCATTATCGACGGTGCTGGGCTGCACAAGGCACCATCTAAGGTAAAAGCTGTTGAGGAAGCTCCATCCCCACAAAATGTGAGTCAGCTGCGATCATTCTTGGGACTACTGACGTACTATGCAAAGTTTGTGCCGAACCTATCAAACATGTTAAAACCACTGCATGAACTGCTgaacaaaaccacacagtggAAGTGGTCAGACAGATGTGAGGAAGCTTTTAAGGAAGCTAAAAGAGCCTTAGTCCATTCAGAAGCCCTCACACACTTTAACCCAGACTTGCCATTACAGTTAGCATGTGACGCATCGCCTTATGGTGTTGGTGCTGTGATCTCACACATAATGCCATCAGGTGAAGAAAGGGCAATTGCTTTCGCAtcacggactttaagcaaagcAGAGAGCAATTATGCACAGATAGAGCGCGAAGCACTCTCTATAATCTTCGGAATTAAGAAATTCCATCAGTTTCTGTTCGGAAAACGATTCACGCTGCTCACAGACCATAGACCACTCACCTCCATCTTTGGTCCCCACACTGGAATTCCATCGCTCGTAGCCAGCCGCATGCAGCGATGGGCATTACTATTGTCTGCTCACCAGTATGACATCAAGTACAGAAGAGCTGAGCAGCACTGTAATGCAGACGGCCTCTCAAGGCTTCCCTTACCTGTCTCACACACGAAGCACTCCGAGGCTAAAATCTTCTACTTCAAGGAAGTGAGCAACACCCCAGTTACCTCAGCCTACGTGAAGAAGTTCACCCGCACTGACCCAGCGATGTCTGAGGTCATGGACATCATCACTcatgggagagaaagagagctgtCAGACAGCCTAAAGCCTTACCTGGTGAGGAGGAACAAGCTCACAGTGCAGGCTGGATGCTTGTTATGGGGTTTTCGAGTCATCATTCTGCCGCCACTGAGAAAGCAGGTGCTTGAGGAACTCCATTCAGGGCACTGTGGCATGGTGCGAATGAAGGAGATGGCGCGTAGCTACTTTTCGGTGGCCAGGCTTAGATGCAGCTATCGAAGACAGGGTCAGGTCATGTTCTGCATGTCAAAAGATGAGAAACATGTCTCAGCTAGCGCCACTACACCCATGGTACTGATGCACCCCAGTCTGGGCATACACCATCACCACTCAGACTCAGAGACAGTGGGACTGTAG